A single window of Theropithecus gelada isolate Dixy chromosome 9, Tgel_1.0, whole genome shotgun sequence DNA harbors:
- the RPP38 gene encoding ribonuclease P protein subunit p38, with translation MAAAPQAPGRGSVRKTRPLVVKTSLNNPYTICWSPLESEDMHFILQTLEDRLKAIGLQKIEDRKKKNKTPFLKKESREKCSNAVDISEDLKEKTDAKQQVSGWTPAHIRKQLAIGVNEVTRALERSELLLVLVCKSVKPAIITSHLIQLSLSRTVPACQVPRLSERIAPVIGLKCVLALGFKKNTTDFVDEVRAIIPRVPSLSVPWLQDRTEDSGESLETEPLESQDKELLDTSFEDLSKPKRKLADGQQASVTLQPLKIKKLIPNPNKKRKPPKSKKATPK, from the coding sequence atggctGCAGCTCCTCAAGCACCGGGGCGGGGATCTGTCCGTAAGACGAGACCTCTGGTTGTGAAGACGTCGTTGAACAACCCATACACCATCTGCTGGAGCCCTCTGGAGAGCGAGGATATGCACTTCATCCTACAGACGCTTGAGGACAGGCTTAAAGCTATTGGACTTCAGAAGATTGaagataggaagaaaaagaacaaaaccccttttctgaaaaaagaaagcagagagaaatgcAGCAATGCTGTTGATATTAGTGAGGATCTGAAGGAGAAAACAGACGCTAAGCAGCAAGTGTCAGGGTGGACGCCTGCACACATCAGGAAGCAGCTTGCCATTGGCGTTAACGAAGTTACCAGAGCCCTGGAAAGGAGTGAACTGCTGTTAGTTCTGGTGTGTAAATCAGTCAAGCCTGCCATTATCACCTCACACCTGATTCAGTTAAGCCTCAGCAGAACCGTCCCTGCCTGTCAGGTCCCCCGGCTCAGTGAGAGAATCGCCCCCGTCATTGGCTTAAAATGTGTTCTAGCCTTGGGCTTCAAAAAGAACACCACTGACTTTGTGGACGAGGTAAGAGCCATCATCCCCAGAGTCCCCAGTTTAAGTGTACCATGGCTTCAAGACAGAACTGAAGATTCTGGGGAAAGTTTAGAGACTGAACCTCTGGAAAGCCAAGACAAAGAGCTTCTGGACACTTCATTTGAAGATCTGTCAAAACCTAAGAGAAAGCTTGCTGACGGTCAGCAGGCTTCTGTAACATTACAACCCCTTAAAATCAAGAAACTGATTCCAAACCCtaataagaaaaggaaaccacCCAAAAGTAAAAAAGCTACTCCAAAGTAA